The Polluticoccus soli sequence TGAAAATAAATAAAAAAAGAGTTTCAATTAAGAAACTCTTTTAATGTATTGTTGAGTCAGTTGACTACTTGGCTAGCTCTTTGATCTTGGCGTAAACCTCATCTTCGCTACCCTCTTCATAACCAGAGTGCATGTAGGCTACCTTACCTGTCTTGTCGATGATCATGGTAAATGGCACTGTCTGGAAGTTCAGCGAACGCTTCAGATCAGAGTTGGGATCGATGTAAAAAGGGAAGTCCCAGCCTTGTGATTTAGCATAGCTGCGAACCAGGCCCTCAGCCCTCGATTCGTCTATAGAAACGGTAACAAAGTTGAAGTCGGTTTCCTCTTTCCATTTGGGCATTTTTTCACGCACGTTCTTGATCTCTTTTTTGCAAGGAACGCACCACGTAGCCCAAAAACTTACCAGAGTTACTTTGTCCTTTTGAATGGCATCGCTGAACGCTACCTTCTTGTTTGCGTTAAGATCCTTGATCGTGGTATTGGGTAATTCTGCTGTCTGAGCGTTGGCGGTTACAGCAAAAAACAGCGCTAAACCCGCTGCCATCAAATTCTTCATATTAACTTATGTTTTAAATAAATGAATCGAAAATCTTGCCAGATTTTAATAGAAGTTTTAAATTTAGAGAAATTTTAGAATTCACCAATCAGTTGATGAAAAAGTATATTGTATTATTCGCACTCACAGCGATAAGTGTAAGTGGTTTAGCGCAGGGGACGCTATCGGGAGATCTGATGATGAACGCGAATTTCTTTAGGAGAGATTCAACTATTAATGCTGACGGGAATCCGTTGTATGACAACTACTTAAGTGGTGGTGAAGCATGGCTTGGCATGCGTTACTACAATAAGGGATTTACAGCAACTTTACGCACAGATGCATTTCATAACTCTAATCTGCTGAATCCAGTTCAGGCATTTAGTGGTTTTGGTATCGGTGCATGGAGCTTGAGTAAAGAATATCATGATCTTACTGTAACTGCAGGTTATATCTACGACCAGATCGGTAGTGGTATTCTGTTTCGTGCTTACGAAGACCGTGGTTTGTTGATCGACAACGCATTGGTGGGTGTGCACCTGAAATACAAGATCGGTGAGAACCTGTACGCAAAAGCATTTGCGGGCCAGCAGAAGTTTCTCTTCGAACGTTATTTGCCGATCATCAAAGGCGGTAATGTCGAAGGTGAAGTAAACCTTGGTGACAAAGCGCACATGACTCCGGGTGTAGGTATATTGAACCGCACGCTTGACCAGGCGTCTATGGACCA is a genomic window containing:
- a CDS encoding TlpA family protein disulfide reductase — translated: MKNLMAAGLALFFAVTANAQTAELPNTTIKDLNANKKVAFSDAIQKDKVTLVSFWATWCVPCKKEIKNVREKMPKWKEETDFNFVTVSIDESRAEGLVRSYAKSQGWDFPFYIDPNSDLKRSLNFQTVPFTMIIDKTGKVAYMHSGYEEGSEDEVYAKIKELAK